The following proteins come from a genomic window of Pseudomonas cichorii:
- a CDS encoding ArsR/SmtB family transcription factor, producing the protein MNLCVPAISHDDCDDLSALCKAGGDPLRLNVLRALANDSFGVLELAQIFAIGQSGMSHHLKVLAQASLVATRREGNAIFYRRALPHTQLTGGRLHAALLDEVDVLTLPEDVSLRIDLVHRQRAQASQDFFARTAEKFRAQQDLIAGLAQYRDSLLSLLDKLSFNAQATALEVGPGDGGFLPELARRFAHVTAMDNSPAMLELARDVCEREKLGNVELVLADALTGTKVSADCVVLNMVLHHFAAPAEALRQLAERLQPGGSLLVTELCSHDQSWAREACGDLWLGFEQDDLARWAIAAGLVPGESLYVGLRNGFQIQVRHFQRPAGNTHHR; encoded by the coding sequence ATGAACCTGTGTGTGCCTGCAATCAGCCATGACGACTGCGACGACCTCTCTGCCTTGTGCAAGGCCGGCGGCGACCCTTTGCGGCTGAATGTATTGCGCGCCCTGGCCAACGATTCGTTTGGCGTACTGGAGCTGGCGCAGATCTTTGCCATCGGCCAGTCAGGCATGAGTCATCACCTGAAAGTGCTGGCACAAGCCTCTCTGGTAGCGACACGCCGGGAAGGCAATGCGATCTTTTATCGTCGCGCCCTGCCCCACACTCAACTGACCGGTGGCAGGCTGCACGCGGCCCTGCTCGATGAAGTGGATGTCCTGACCCTCCCCGAGGATGTCAGCCTGCGCATCGACCTTGTGCACCGACAACGCGCCCAGGCCAGTCAGGATTTCTTTGCCCGTACCGCAGAAAAGTTTCGCGCCCAGCAGGATCTGATCGCAGGCCTTGCCCAATACCGCGACAGCCTGTTGAGTCTGCTGGACAAACTGAGCTTCAACGCTCAGGCAACAGCACTGGAAGTCGGCCCCGGCGACGGCGGCTTTCTACCGGAACTGGCCAGGCGCTTTGCCCATGTCACCGCCATGGACAACAGCCCGGCGATGCTGGAACTGGCCCGCGATGTCTGCGAGCGCGAGAAGCTGGGCAATGTCGAGCTGGTACTGGCCGACGCCCTTACGGGCACTAAAGTAAGCGCCGACTGTGTCGTTCTGAACATGGTGCTTCATCATTTCGCCGCACCGGCCGAAGCCTTGAGGCAACTGGCCGAGCGATTGCAACCCGGCGGTAGCCTGCTGGTAACAGAGTTGTGTAGTCATGACCAGAGCTGGGCCAGGGAGGCCTGTGGCGATCTCTGGTTAGGTTTTGAACAGGATGATCTGGCCCGTTGGGCCATCGCTGCGGGGCTAGTTCCCGGGGAAAGCCTGTATGTAGGCTTACGTAATGGTTTCCAGATCCAGGTTCGCCATTTTCAGCGACCGGCTGGCAACACTCACCATCGGTAA
- a CDS encoding DUF5943 domain-containing protein, whose amino-acid sequence MAKIAPQLPIEVDSETGVWTSDALPMLYVPRHFFVNNHMGIEEVLGAEAYAEILYKAGYKSAWHWCEKEAECHGIEGVAVFEHYMNRLSQRGWGLFKIQDIDLEKGTASVKLEHSAFVYVYGKVGRKVDYMFTGWFAGAMDQILAASGSSIRTVAEQVYGGSEEGHDDGLFVVKPL is encoded by the coding sequence ATGGCTAAAATCGCCCCGCAACTGCCTATCGAAGTCGACAGCGAAACAGGCGTCTGGACCTCCGATGCATTGCCGATGCTCTATGTGCCGCGCCACTTCTTCGTCAATAACCACATGGGTATTGAAGAAGTGCTGGGTGCCGAGGCCTACGCCGAAATTCTCTACAAGGCCGGCTACAAGTCCGCCTGGCACTGGTGCGAAAAGGAAGCCGAATGCCATGGCATCGAAGGCGTTGCGGTGTTCGAGCACTACATGAATCGCTTGTCCCAGCGTGGCTGGGGGCTGTTCAAGATTCAGGATATCGATCTGGAAAAAGGCACTGCCAGCGTCAAGCTCGAGCACTCGGCGTTCGTGTATGTGTACGGCAAGGTCGGGCGCAAGGTGGATTACATGTTCACCGGCTGGTTCGCCGGTGCAATGGATCAGATCCTGGCTGCCAGCGGCAGCTCGATCCGCACCGTTGCCGAACAGGTCTACGGTGGCTCCGAAGAAGGTCATGACGACGGTCTGTTTGTCGTCAAGCCGTTGTAA
- the fba gene encoding class II fructose-bisphosphate aldolase (catalyzes the reversible aldol condensation of dihydroxyacetonephosphate and glyceraldehyde 3-phosphate in the Calvin cycle, glycolysis, and/or gluconeogenesis) — protein MALISMRQMLDHAAEFGYGVPAFNVNNLEQMRAIMEAADKTDSPVIVQASAGARKYAGAPFLRHLILAAVEEFPHIPVVMHQDHGTSPDICQRSIQLGFSSVMMDGSLAEDGKTPASYEYNVDVTRRVVAFAHACGVSVEGELGVLGSLETGMAGEEDGVGAEGILDHSQMLTDPEEAADFVKKTQVDALAIAIGTSHGAYKFTKPPTGDILAIERIKEIHKRIPNTHLVMHGSSSVPQEWLKIINEYGGDIKETYGVPVEEIVEGIKYGVRKVNIDTDLRLASTGAIREFMAKNRSEFDPRKYLAKTVVAMRDVCIARYEAFGTAGNASKIKPISLDRMFERYAKGELDAKIN, from the coding sequence ATGGCACTTATCAGCATGCGCCAGATGTTGGACCACGCAGCCGAATTCGGTTACGGCGTTCCAGCTTTCAACGTAAACAACCTGGAACAGATGCGCGCCATTATGGAAGCGGCCGACAAGACCGATTCCCCGGTGATCGTCCAGGCTTCGGCCGGTGCCCGCAAATACGCCGGTGCCCCGTTTCTGCGCCACCTGATCCTCGCGGCAGTCGAAGAATTCCCGCACATCCCGGTGGTCATGCACCAGGACCACGGCACCAGCCCTGATATCTGCCAGCGTTCGATCCAGCTGGGCTTCAGCTCGGTGATGATGGACGGTTCGCTCGCCGAAGACGGCAAGACGCCTGCCAGCTACGAATACAACGTTGACGTGACCCGTCGCGTCGTGGCTTTCGCCCACGCCTGTGGCGTGTCGGTAGAAGGCGAGCTGGGCGTTCTGGGCTCTCTGGAAACCGGCATGGCCGGTGAAGAAGACGGCGTTGGCGCAGAAGGCATTCTGGATCACAGCCAGATGCTGACCGACCCTGAAGAAGCCGCTGACTTCGTCAAGAAGACCCAGGTCGATGCCCTGGCAATCGCCATCGGCACCAGCCACGGCGCCTACAAGTTCACCAAGCCGCCTACCGGCGACATCCTGGCGATCGAGCGCATCAAAGAAATCCACAAACGCATCCCTAACACCCACCTGGTGATGCACGGTTCTTCGTCCGTTCCTCAGGAATGGCTGAAGATCATCAACGAATACGGCGGCGACATCAAAGAAACCTACGGCGTGCCGGTCGAAGAAATCGTTGAAGGCATCAAGTACGGCGTGCGCAAGGTCAACATCGACACCGACCTGCGTCTGGCCTCTACTGGTGCCATCCGTGAGTTCATGGCCAAGAACCGCAGCGAGTTCGACCCGCGCAAATACCTGGCCAAGACTGTCGTGGCCATGCGTGACGTCTGTATCGCTCGTTACGAAGCCTTCGGCACCGCTGGCAACGCCTCGAAGATCAAGCCGATCTCCCTGGATCGCATGTTCGAGCGTTACGCCAAGGGCGAGCTGGATGCCAAGATCAACTGA
- a CDS encoding putative periplasmic lipoprotein has translation MFRTLPLLLVAGVLAGCASKPEVDDAEPEPQAQLLQLSCYQAGWQAETVPVIYKRGGQEVWDRYEFMPRAGDVGCL, from the coding sequence ATGTTCAGGACGTTACCGTTATTGCTTGTCGCTGGGGTGCTGGCCGGTTGTGCGAGCAAGCCTGAGGTTGACGATGCGGAACCTGAGCCTCAGGCGCAGTTGCTTCAATTGAGCTGCTATCAGGCCGGTTGGCAGGCTGAAACCGTGCCAGTGATCTACAAGCGTGGCGGTCAGGAGGTCTGGGATCGTTACGAGTTCATGCCTCGCGCAGGAGATGTGGGCTGTCTCTGA
- a CDS encoding MliC family protein has product MKGLIALAACAVLGGCATSKAPQSSDSWNHWVCDSKAEVHWRFADSAKKEVDVRLNQSDQVFRLKAQPGAASGTLYSNNVLAFANKGDEGLIYWDATNDLIGRGCKAR; this is encoded by the coding sequence ATGAAAGGCTTGATTGCCCTTGCGGCATGTGCGGTGCTCGGTGGTTGCGCGACGTCAAAGGCGCCGCAGTCCAGTGATTCCTGGAACCACTGGGTATGTGACAGCAAGGCCGAGGTCCATTGGCGTTTTGCCGATTCGGCCAAAAAGGAAGTGGATGTACGCCTGAACCAGAGCGATCAGGTTTTCAGGCTCAAGGCCCAGCCTGGTGCTGCCAGCGGGACGCTCTACAGTAACAACGTGTTGGCGTTTGCCAACAAGGGTGACGAAGGCCTGATTTACTGGGACGCCACCAACGATTTGATCGGACGCGGCTGCAAGGCCAGGTAA
- the epd gene encoding erythrose-4-phosphate dehydrogenase translates to MPQNRTYKVALNGYGRIGRCVLRALCERGARAGFEVVAINDLADMASLEYLTRFDSTHGRFPGDVRVDGEYLHINDHRIKVLRSATPEGIDWAALGADLVLECSGVYNTREDGQRFLDAGASRVLFSQPMASESDVDATIVFGINQQKLTGTERLVSNASCTTNCSVPLLRLLDNALGLEYISITTIHSAMNDQPVIDAYHHEDLRRTRSAFQSIIPVSTGLARGIERLLPELAGRIQAKAVRVPTVNVSCLDITLQTARDTDAVEINRILREAATSGPLKGLLAYTELPHASCDFNHDPHSAIVDASQTRVSGPRLVNLLAWFDNEWGFANRMLDVADHFLRVADQQQ, encoded by the coding sequence ATGCCCCAAAACCGCACTTACAAAGTTGCTCTGAACGGCTACGGCCGGATCGGTCGTTGTGTCTTGCGTGCGCTCTGTGAGCGAGGTGCACGGGCAGGTTTTGAAGTGGTCGCGATCAATGATCTGGCCGATATGGCCAGTCTCGAATATCTCACCCGTTTCGATTCCACTCATGGCCGTTTCCCCGGCGATGTGCGGGTCGATGGGGAATACCTGCACATCAACGATCACCGGATCAAAGTGCTACGCAGCGCAACGCCCGAGGGTATCGACTGGGCGGCGCTGGGTGCGGATCTGGTGCTTGAGTGTTCAGGCGTCTACAACACCCGCGAAGATGGCCAGCGCTTTCTCGATGCGGGTGCCTCGCGGGTGCTGTTCTCGCAACCGATGGCCAGCGAATCCGATGTGGATGCGACCATCGTGTTCGGCATCAATCAGCAGAAGCTGACCGGCACCGAGCGACTGGTTTCCAACGCATCCTGCACCACCAACTGCAGCGTGCCGTTGCTGCGCCTGCTGGATAATGCGCTGGGCCTTGAATACATTTCGATCACCACCATCCACTCGGCAATGAACGATCAGCCGGTGATCGATGCTTATCACCACGAGGATTTGCGCCGTACGCGCTCGGCTTTCCAGTCCATCATTCCGGTATCCACTGGTCTGGCACGCGGAATCGAGCGGCTCCTGCCGGAACTTGCGGGCCGAATTCAGGCCAAAGCAGTTCGCGTACCGACGGTCAACGTCTCGTGCCTGGATATCACGCTGCAAACGGCGCGTGATACCGATGCTGTGGAAATCAATCGAATCTTGCGTGAGGCCGCCACCAGCGGCCCGCTCAAAGGCCTGCTGGCATACACCGAGCTGCCGCATGCCAGTTGTGATTTCAACCATGACCCTCATTCGGCCATTGTCGATGCGAGTCAGACCCGAGTTTCCGGCCCCCGGCTGGTAAACCTGCTGGCCTGGTTCGATAACGAATGGGGTTTTGCCAATCGAATGCTCGACGTTGCGGACCATTTCTTGCGCGTCGCGGATCAACAACAGTAA
- the metK gene encoding methionine adenosyltransferase, translating into MSEYSLFTSESVSEGHPDKIADQISDAVLDAIIAQDKHARVAVETLVKTGVAIVAGEVTTSAWVDLEQIVRDVISDIGYTSSDVGFDGATCGVMNIIGKQSPDINQGVDRAKPEDQGAGDQGLMFGYASNETAELMPAPIAFSHQLVKRQAEARKSGLLPWLRPDAKSQVTCRYEDGKVVGIDAIVLSTQHNPEVSYNDLREGVMELIVKHVLPAELLHKDTQFHINPTGQFIIGGPVGDCGLTGRKIIVDSYGGMARHGGGAFSGKDPSKVDRSAAYAGRYVAKNIVAAGLAERCEIQVSYAIGVAQPTSISLNTFGTGKISDDKIIKLVRDIFDLRPYAITTMLDLLHPMYQETAAYGHFGRTPQTKTVGDDTFTTFTWEKTDRADALRKAAGL; encoded by the coding sequence ATGAGCGAATACTCACTTTTCACCTCCGAGTCCGTGTCCGAAGGACACCCAGACAAGATCGCCGACCAGATTTCCGACGCGGTTCTTGACGCCATCATCGCCCAGGACAAACACGCTCGCGTAGCGGTGGAAACCCTGGTCAAGACTGGTGTTGCAATTGTTGCTGGCGAAGTCACCACCAGTGCATGGGTTGACCTCGAGCAGATCGTTCGTGACGTGATCAGCGACATTGGCTACACCAGCTCCGACGTCGGCTTCGACGGCGCTACCTGCGGCGTGATGAACATCATCGGCAAGCAGTCTCCTGACATCAACCAGGGTGTTGACCGTGCCAAGCCTGAAGATCAGGGCGCCGGTGACCAGGGCCTGATGTTCGGCTACGCCAGCAACGAAACGGCCGAGCTGATGCCTGCGCCAATCGCGTTCTCGCACCAACTGGTGAAGCGCCAGGCCGAAGCCCGCAAGTCCGGCCTGCTGCCTTGGCTGCGCCCGGATGCAAAATCCCAGGTCACTTGCCGCTATGAAGACGGCAAGGTGGTTGGCATCGACGCCATCGTTCTGTCGACCCAGCACAACCCTGAAGTTTCCTACAACGATCTGCGCGAAGGCGTGATGGAGCTGATCGTCAAGCACGTGCTGCCAGCCGAGCTGCTGCACAAGGACACCCAGTTCCACATCAACCCGACTGGCCAGTTCATCATTGGCGGCCCGGTAGGTGACTGCGGTCTGACCGGTCGCAAGATCATCGTCGACAGCTACGGCGGCATGGCTCGCCACGGCGGCGGCGCGTTCTCCGGCAAGGATCCATCGAAGGTTGACCGTTCCGCTGCCTACGCTGGCCGCTACGTTGCCAAGAATATCGTTGCTGCCGGCCTGGCCGAGCGCTGCGAGATTCAGGTTTCCTACGCCATCGGCGTCGCTCAACCGACTTCGATCTCCCTGAACACCTTCGGCACCGGCAAGATCAGCGATGACAAGATCATCAAGCTGGTTCGCGACATCTTCGACCTGCGTCCATACGCAATCACCACGATGCTCGACCTGCTGCACCCGATGTATCAGGAAACGGCAGCTTACGGCCACTTCGGTCGCACGCCGCAAACCAAGACCGTGGGTGACGACACCTTCACCACGTTCACCTGGGAAAAAACCGACCGCGCCGACGCACTGCGCAAGGCTGCCGGTCTGTAA
- a CDS encoding DUF3010 family protein, whose protein sequence is MIICGVEIKGSEAIFALATRQNSGTAHVPLATRKISLEDDDEAGNVKAFATKIASFVRENGISHVAIKKRSKKGEFAGGPTTFKIETVFQLLADCDVILVSPQTINAQNRKHDFALPDTLNKYQHEAYKTACAMLMK, encoded by the coding sequence ATGATTATTTGTGGTGTAGAAATCAAAGGCAGTGAAGCCATCTTCGCCCTGGCCACCCGTCAGAACAGCGGCACCGCGCATGTGCCGCTGGCAACCCGAAAGATCTCATTAGAGGATGACGACGAAGCTGGCAACGTCAAAGCCTTCGCCACAAAGATCGCAAGCTTTGTGCGGGAAAACGGCATCAGCCATGTCGCGATCAAGAAACGCAGCAAGAAAGGCGAATTCGCCGGTGGCCCCACCACCTTCAAGATCGAAACCGTCTTCCAGCTCCTGGCCGACTGCGACGTGATCCTCGTATCCCCGCAAACCATCAACGCCCAGAACAGAAAGCACGACTTCGCCCTGCCCGATACGTTGAACAAGTATCAGCATGAGGCTTACAAGACGGCGTGTGCAATGCTCATGAAATAA
- a CDS encoding lysozyme inhibitor LprI family protein, protein MKTIFLTLALMATAVTGAQAAQDSDSTPCDGVDSDNQTLECSVYSRHTAEELLKENFQNLLNRVQSQFVANKSQYNDFTSKLKTAQQAWEKLRDADCAVEVFPSAAGSKAYNINENDCIARMSDERSEYLESIAQE, encoded by the coding sequence ATGAAAACGATTTTCCTGACACTGGCCCTCATGGCGACCGCCGTGACTGGCGCACAAGCGGCTCAAGATTCGGACAGCACGCCGTGCGACGGCGTCGACAGCGACAACCAGACCCTGGAATGCTCGGTCTATAGCCGACACACCGCAGAAGAGCTGCTCAAGGAAAACTTTCAGAACCTGCTCAATCGCGTCCAGTCGCAATTCGTCGCCAACAAATCGCAATACAACGACTTCACCAGCAAGCTCAAGACCGCTCAACAGGCCTGGGAAAAGCTGCGCGACGCCGATTGCGCGGTCGAAGTCTTCCCGTCTGCCGCGGGTAGCAAGGCCTACAATATCAACGAAAACGACTGCATTGCCCGCATGAGCGACGAGCGTTCGGAATATCTGGAATCAATTGCGCAGGAATAA
- a CDS encoding phosphoglycerate kinase, which produces MTVLKMTDLDLQGKRVLIREDLNVPIKDGVVSSDARILASLPTIKLALEKGAAVLVCSHLGRPTEGEFSAENSLKPVADYLSKALGREVPLVADYLDGVDVKAGDVVLFENVRFNKGEKKNADELAQKYAALCDIFVMDAFGTAHRAEGSTHGVAKFAKVAAAGPLLAAELEALGKALGAPAKPMAAIVAGSKVSTKLDVLNSLSAICDQLIVGGGIANTFLAAAGHKVGKSLYEPDLLDTARAIAAKVSVPLPVDVVVAKEFAESAAATVKLIADVADDDMILDIGPQTAAQFAQLLKSSGTILWNGPVGVFEFDQFGEGTKTLAKAIAESAAFSIAGGGDTLAAIDKYGVAQQISYISTGGGAFLEFVEGKVLPAVEVLEQRAKA; this is translated from the coding sequence ATGACCGTGTTGAAGATGACCGACCTCGATCTGCAAGGTAAGCGTGTGCTGATTCGCGAAGACCTCAACGTCCCGATCAAGGACGGCGTTGTCAGTAGCGATGCCCGAATCCTTGCTTCGCTGCCGACCATCAAACTGGCGCTGGAGAAGGGTGCTGCCGTACTGGTCTGCTCCCACCTGGGCCGTCCGACCGAAGGCGAGTTCTCGGCCGAGAACAGCCTCAAGCCGGTTGCCGACTACCTGAGCAAGGCACTGGGCCGTGAAGTCCCGCTGGTTGCCGATTACCTCGATGGCGTCGACGTCAAGGCTGGCGATGTCGTGCTGTTCGAGAACGTGCGCTTCAACAAGGGTGAGAAAAAGAACGCTGACGAGCTGGCGCAGAAATATGCCGCGCTGTGCGACATCTTCGTAATGGACGCTTTCGGCACTGCTCACCGCGCCGAAGGCTCGACCCACGGCGTTGCCAAATTCGCCAAGGTCGCTGCAGCAGGTCCTTTGCTGGCGGCCGAACTGGAAGCTCTGGGCAAGGCCCTGGGCGCTCCGGCCAAGCCGATGGCGGCCATCGTTGCCGGCTCCAAGGTTTCCACCAAGCTGGATGTACTCAACAGCCTGAGCGCAATTTGCGACCAGTTGATCGTCGGCGGCGGCATTGCCAACACTTTCCTGGCCGCAGCCGGTCACAAGGTCGGCAAATCGCTGTACGAGCCAGACCTGCTGGACACCGCCCGCGCCATTGCCGCCAAGGTCAGCGTGCCATTGCCGGTGGACGTGGTGGTTGCCAAGGAATTCGCTGAAAGCGCTGCCGCGACCGTCAAACTCATCGCCGATGTGGCCGATGACGACATGATTCTCGACATTGGCCCACAGACTGCTGCCCAGTTTGCCCAATTGCTGAAATCTTCCGGGACTATCCTGTGGAACGGTCCGGTCGGCGTGTTCGAGTTCGATCAGTTCGGCGAAGGGACCAAGACACTGGCCAAGGCCATTGCCGAAAGCGCAGCGTTCTCCATCGCTGGCGGCGGCGATACGTTGGCGGCCATCGACAAGTACGGCGTTGCACAGCAGATTTCCTACATTTCCACCGGTGGCGGCGCGTTCCTCGAGTTCGTCGAAGGCAAGGTCCTGCCAGCCGTTGAAGTGCTTGAACAGCGTGCAAAGGCCTGA
- the tkt gene encoding transketolase — protein sequence MPSRRERANAIRALSMDAVQKANSGHPGAPMGMADIAEVLWRDYLKHNPANPAFADRDRFILSNGHGSMLIYSLLHLTGYDLSIDDLKNFRQLHSRTPGHPEYGYTPGVETTTGPLGQGFANAVGFAVAEKTLAAQFNRPGHNIVDHNTYVFMGDGCMMEGISHEVASLAGTLGLGKLIAFYDDNGISIDGEVEGWFTDDTPKRFESYGWQVIRNVDGHDADEIKTAIDTARKSEQPTLICCKTTIGFGSPNKQGKEESHGAPLGADEIALTRAALKWNHGPFEIPADIYAQWDAKEKGLAAEADWDQRFAAYSAAFPELANDFIRRMSGELPADFAEKSAAYVAEVNAKGETIASRKASQNALGAFGPLLPEFLGGSADLAGSNLTIWKGCKSITGEDANGNYLHYGVREFGQAAMMNGIALHGGFVPYGATFLIFMEYARNAVRMAALMKKRVIHVFTHDSIGLGEDGPTHQPVEQLTSLRTTPNLDTWRPADAVESAVAWKYAIERNDGPSALIFSRQNLPHQTRDAAQLADIARGGYVLRDCAGEPELILIATGSEIGLAVQAYDALTAQGRKVRVVSMPCTSVFEAQDPGYKQAVLPLQVSARIAIEAAHADYWYKYVGLEGRVIGMTTFGESAPAPALFEEFGFTLENILSTAEELLED from the coding sequence ATGCCAAGCCGTCGTGAGCGTGCCAACGCCATTCGTGCCCTCAGCATGGATGCCGTGCAAAAAGCCAACAGCGGCCATCCCGGTGCCCCCATGGGCATGGCGGATATCGCCGAAGTTCTGTGGCGCGACTATCTGAAGCACAACCCGGCAAACCCTGCGTTCGCCGACCGTGACCGCTTCATTCTGTCCAACGGCCACGGCTCGATGTTGATTTACTCGTTGCTGCACCTGACCGGCTACGACCTGTCCATCGACGACCTGAAGAACTTCCGTCAACTGCACAGCCGCACGCCGGGTCACCCGGAATACGGCTACACCCCGGGTGTCGAAACCACCACCGGCCCGCTGGGTCAGGGTTTTGCCAACGCCGTCGGTTTTGCCGTGGCCGAAAAGACCCTGGCAGCACAGTTCAACCGCCCAGGCCACAACATCGTCGACCACAACACCTACGTGTTCATGGGCGATGGCTGCATGATGGAAGGTATTTCCCACGAAGTCGCTTCCCTGGCCGGTACTCTGGGCCTGGGCAAGCTGATCGCCTTCTACGATGACAACGGCATCTCCATCGACGGCGAAGTCGAAGGCTGGTTCACCGACGATACGCCGAAGCGTTTCGAGTCCTACGGCTGGCAGGTCATCCGCAATGTCGACGGTCACGATGCCGACGAAATCAAGACCGCCATCGACACCGCCCGCAAGAGCGAGCAGCCGACCCTGATCTGCTGCAAGACCACCATCGGTTTCGGTTCGCCCAACAAACAGGGCAAGGAAGAGTCCCACGGCGCTCCACTGGGTGCCGATGAAATCGCCCTGACCCGCGCTGCGCTGAAATGGAACCACGGTCCTTTCGAAATCCCGGCCGATATCTACGCCCAGTGGGATGCGAAAGAAAAAGGCCTGGCTGCCGAAGCTGACTGGGATCAGCGTTTTGCTGCCTACTCCGCTGCTTTCCCTGAGCTGGCCAACGATTTCATCCGTCGCATGAGCGGTGAGCTGCCTGCCGACTTCGCTGAAAAATCGGCTGCTTATGTGGCTGAAGTCAACGCCAAGGGCGAAACCATTGCCAGCCGTAAAGCCAGCCAGAACGCTCTGGGTGCTTTCGGCCCGTTGCTGCCTGAGTTCCTGGGTGGTTCGGCTGACCTGGCCGGCTCCAACCTGACCATCTGGAAAGGCTGCAAAAGCATCACCGGCGAAGACGCCAACGGTAACTACCTGCATTACGGCGTGCGTGAATTCGGTCAGGCCGCAATGATGAACGGTATCGCCCTGCACGGCGGTTTCGTTCCTTACGGCGCGACCTTCCTGATCTTCATGGAATACGCCCGTAACGCAGTGCGCATGGCCGCTCTGATGAAGAAGCGTGTGATCCATGTGTTCACCCACGACTCCATCGGTCTGGGCGAAGACGGCCCGACTCACCAGCCGGTCGAGCAACTGACCAGCCTGCGTACCACGCCGAACCTGGACACCTGGCGCCCGGCGGATGCCGTGGAATCGGCCGTGGCCTGGAAATACGCCATCGAGCGTAACGATGGCCCGTCGGCGCTGATCTTCTCCCGTCAGAACCTGCCTCATCAGACCCGTGACGCAGCTCAACTGGCGGATATCGCCCGTGGTGGCTACGTGCTGCGCGACTGCGCCGGCGAGCCTGAGCTGATCCTGATCGCTACCGGTTCGGAAATTGGTCTGGCCGTGCAGGCTTACGACGCCCTGACCGCTCAAGGCCGCAAGGTGCGCGTGGTTTCCATGCCTTGCACCAGCGTCTTCGAGGCCCAGGACCCAGGTTACAAGCAAGCCGTTCTGCCGTTGCAGGTCAGCGCCCGTATCGCCATCGAAGCTGCCCACGCTGACTACTGGTACAAGTACGTCGGCCTGGAAGGTCGCGTGATCGGCATGACCACCTTCGGCGAGTCGGCACCTGCGCCTGCGCTATTCGAGGAGTTCGGCTTCACTCTGGAGAACATCCTGAGCACGGCTGAAGAGTTGTTGGAAGACTGA
- a CDS encoding dipeptidase, whose translation MSPAELHADSIVIDGLIIAKWNRELFEDMRKGGLTMANCTVSVWEGFQATINSICTSQKLMRENSDLVMPVHTTADIRKAKELGKTGILFGFQNAHAYEDQIGYVEIFKQLGVGIVQMCYNTQNLVGTGCYERDGGLSGFGREIVAEMNRVGVMCDLSHVGSKTSEEVILESKKPVCYSHCLPSGLKEHPRNKSDAELKFIADHGGFVGVTMFAPFLAKGIESTIDDYAEAIEYTMNIVGEDAIGIGTDFTQGHGQDFFEYLTHDKGYARRLTSFGKIINPLGIRTVGEFPNLTETLLKRGHSERVVRKIMGENWVNVLRDVWGE comes from the coding sequence ATGAGCCCAGCCGAACTGCACGCCGACAGCATCGTCATTGACGGGCTGATTATCGCCAAATGGAATCGCGAGCTGTTTGAAGACATGCGCAAGGGTGGCCTGACCATGGCCAACTGCACGGTATCGGTGTGGGAAGGTTTCCAGGCCACCATCAACAGCATCTGCACCAGCCAGAAACTGATGCGCGAGAACAGCGACCTGGTGATGCCGGTCCACACCACCGCGGATATCCGCAAGGCCAAGGAACTGGGCAAGACCGGCATTCTGTTCGGCTTCCAGAATGCTCATGCCTATGAGGACCAGATCGGCTATGTCGAGATCTTCAAGCAACTGGGCGTTGGCATCGTGCAGATGTGCTACAACACCCAGAATCTGGTGGGCACCGGCTGCTACGAGCGCGACGGCGGCCTTTCAGGCTTCGGGCGCGAGATCGTGGCTGAGATGAACCGCGTGGGCGTCATGTGCGACCTGTCCCATGTGGGCTCCAAGACTTCCGAAGAAGTCATCCTCGAATCGAAGAAACCGGTCTGCTACTCCCACTGCCTGCCGTCCGGCCTCAAGGAACACCCGCGCAACAAGTCTGATGCCGAACTGAAGTTCATCGCCGATCACGGCGGTTTTGTCGGGGTGACCATGTTTGCGCCGTTTCTGGCCAAGGGCATCGAGTCGACCATCGACGATTACGCCGAAGCCATCGAATACACCATGAACATCGTCGGTGAAGACGCCATCGGCATCGGCACCGACTTCACCCAGGGCCATGGCCAGGACTTCTTCGAGTACCTGACCCATGACAAGGGCTATGCCCGTCGGCTGACCAGCTTCGGCAAGATCATCAATCCGCTGGGCATCCGCACCGTGGGCGAATTCCCGAACCTGACCGAAACCCTGCTCAAGCGCGGCCATTCCGAGCGCGTCGTGCGCAAGATCATGGGCGAGAACTGGGTCAACGTGCTCCGAGACGTCTGGGGCGAATAA